CACAGTCACCCGGACGGCGCAACCAAGGATCTCGCGGAACTCCCCGTCCGTATTGGTTTTTCGATGAAGACCGCCGACATGAAAAAAGTGTACCAAGTCTGGCGAGGCATGTAAATCGGGCCGGCACGGCGGGCAAACGGAAAAGGCTGGGCGGTCAGAGGCTGAAATCTTCGCCCAGGTAAAGCTGGCGGGCCTTGCTGTCGCGCACGATCTCTTCCGGGGTGCCCTCGAGAATGATCGTGCCTTCGTAGACCAGATAGGCGCGATCGCAGATATTCAGGGTTTCGCGCACATTGTGGTCCGAGATGAGGATGCCCATGCCCATCTTCTTGAGCATGGAGATGATCTCCTGGATGTCGATGACCGCTATTGGGTCGATGCCCGCGAAGGGTTCATCCAGGAGGATGAACTTTGGGTCCAGAATGAGCGCCCTGGCGATTTCCAGCCGCCGTCGTTCGCCGCCGGAAAGGTACATGGCGGGCTGGTCCGCCAGTCGCTTGATGCCGAATTGGTCCATGAGTTCGTCGGCGCGCTTGCGTTGCCGCTCCGGCGAGAGAGCGGACTGCTCCAGGATGATCTGGAGGTTCTGGCGCACGGTGAGCTTGCGGAAGATGGAGCTTTCCTGAGGCAGGTAGGACATGCCGAGACG
The genomic region above belongs to Desulfovibrio aminophilus DSM 12254 and contains:
- the lptB gene encoding LPS export ABC transporter ATP-binding protein; the protein is MAGLIATNLKKRYGNREVVHDIHLNLSPREVVGLLGPNGAGKTTTFYMLVGIVRPNGGEVLLEDQPITDRPLHERARLGMSYLPQESSIFRKLTVRQNLQIILEQSALSPERQRKRADELMDQFGIKRLADQPAMYLSGGERRRLEIARALILDPKFILLDEPFAGIDPIAVIDIQEIISMLKKMGMGILISDHNVRETLNICDRAYLVYEGTIILEGTPEEIVRDSKARQLYLGEDFSL